A genomic window from Synergistales bacterium includes:
- a CDS encoding ribosomal L7Ae/L30e/S12e/Gadd45 family protein encodes MPLQELAVPHRVTGLKEVGRALELAEVAKLFVAEDADRTLVTPLVDEAERQGVPVESAPSRVLLGRACCLDVKAAVAALLEERGGAAQ; translated from the coding sequence GTGCCGTTACAGGAGCTAGCAGTACCGCACCGGGTTACGGGATTGAAAGAGGTGGGCCGAGCCCTGGAGCTCGCCGAAGTGGCCAAACTCTTTGTGGCGGAGGATGCCGATAGAACGCTGGTGACCCCCCTGGTGGACGAAGCAGAGCGCCAGGGGGTACCTGTTGAATCGGCGCCTTCACGGGTTCTCCTCGGCAGGGCCTGTTGTCTCGACGTGAAGGCGGCCGTGGCGGCCCTGCTGGAGGAACGCGGCGGCGCCGCGCAATAG